A segment of the Mercurialis annua linkage group LG4, ddMerAnnu1.2, whole genome shotgun sequence genome:
GAATGGATTTGCTGTCTCCGCTCCATTCTGACTGTCTGACTGCCGCGCTCATTCCTTCACTCCGGCACCCTCGTTGAAAAAATCTTCCATTTCAGCTATCCTCTTGGCAAGCAGCGCACTCTTTAAACATCCGGAAGAGGGAAGCGGTGGTTGGCTTGGATGATGATCGGTTCGATGACGACTCTTGAAGGTTGATTGAAGGTAAATATTGATGCAACAGTCTTTCCAGGTAGCGAGCGCTTGGAATTGGGGTAGTGGTTCGTGACTGGAAGGGAGAGCTTGTTCAAGCTCGGCATTGTAGCTGGCTTGGTGTTTATTCCCCCGAGAACGGCAGAACTAATGGGGATCTGAGAAGCACTTAGTTGGTTAAAAGAAAAGCCAATACTATTTTCAAATCTGACGTGATAAAGGTGGTGTTGGAAATTAGTAATTCAACTCTTATCAACTGCGATTTGCTTATTGATGATTGTACGGGTTTAGCAAAAcaatttcataatatttattttattttcgtgAGACGATCTGCAAATCAGGCGGCGCATGTTTTTGCACAATACTCTAGTTTAATTATTTCAGGTCATCATGAGTAGTTTTGTCACTTTTTtgaatttctcaaaaaaaaatataagtgtTTTGAATTTGTTCTAACATTCTCTCtcttctaaaaaaaatagttgtAGCCTAAATGCAagaattttgaaataattttataataaattaagcaTAAGATGATTTGTCAGAAATCTGATACTCGAGAAGGTTTGTTGCGTCTTGAGAATTAGGGTAATCAAAGTGCGATTCAAGGTCTACAATAATTTGCCTTCCTTGAAGGACGATTGAATTGATCTATTTAGACGAAAACTTATCGCCTATCTAttataaagaaataattaaattatctcTATTATAGAGCTCATGGTTTATTAGATCtccaaaatattaaaagaagtaagaaataattaaattatctcTATATAGAGCTCATGGTGTATTGCATCCTAATTAATGtgtgataaaaattaaatacatttcACAAGCCTGTCTCGATTGAGTAATATTTAAGAAACATAATTACAATTAAAACTCCAAatagaagaaaagaaaacatCACACGATCTTAAACAACATCTACAATGAAAAGAGAAACATctacatatatatattattgcCATCTATCAATATTAATTTTGActtctaataataaaaattaataagtgGAAACTAGTTAATAAAAACTGTGATGACTTAAGGGAAAAAAACAACGTATCATCATCAGTCCCCAAATTAACACATTCATCcgtgaattattttattatcctGCAAAGAATAGCACAAACATAGCATCGATCAAATTATTCCCCGGCAATTATACAATTACCTAATAGGCGTTCCACTactaaaaaaacaatcaaactatgacaaaaaaaaattcgttACAAATTTATGAcggaattataaaaaaattgtgatgGAATTAGGTTATTAGGCAATTATCAAGAAACAAAAACGTAAAGAGAGAGATCGAGAGAGAGCATACATTTTCTCCATATCTTGTAGATGACGATCTTTGAGATGAAACGACATTTTGTTGATTAACAAAAGGTCTTCCATGGCGATGAGGCGGAGGCATAGCTGAAGAGTGAGTTTCAGGTCCTCTATAATCGATATCATATATATCTGAATCTACCACTTCATCATTTGTacctaaaaatacaaaacaaacatataaacattaaaatataattactttaatttcttggtagATTAAGCACATATTTATAGTTTACCTCTTGAAATGTAAGGCAAAGCTAAGAGGAGAAATAGCAGAAACAAGAACTTGAGCTCCATGGAAATTAAATCTTTAGTAGATAATATGAAGTTTTGCATATAAATTTAAGAGAGAAGGGTAGGGAAATTAAAGGATAAAAAGGTTACGTACAGTACAAGGTAGGGTGAAGCATTTGAGGTATGTATTTTTGTTTCTGCTAAATCTTATAGTGAGACCATCACAGTCGACACAGCAATTAGTAGCTAGCTAGCGATGTGGATGTGTTGGGTTGGAACATTTATGTAGTATACCTACACTATATGTTACATACCTAATTAATATACTTTAACTCATTTTTAATATATGCTTTCTGATAATAATCATTCTTTGTGTTTAATCTTATAATATGGATTTAAATACgaattaatgttaatttttaGTTGTCGATTTGATAACAGATCATATTCGTGCACATGTGAGTGcattaattcatttttcatataaattgctcatgaaatttatgttttccttttttttgtttcaagttGGCCCATAGACAAAGTCATGTGTAAGATATTATTGTAATGTCTAGTTGAGGGACATTTTGCATTTAGCTCCattggtgtcacgacccaatttcatggatcgcgaccggcactagggtatgggtatggtcgtaccaaaacccgtagcaagcctcgcggaaaaccatataatcaaaataaacctgcaagaaaaccaatgctcgggggcaaccgagactccaacctaagtctaacaatataaaaagacctccgaggaaccaaaagatcggagatgaccaacgctctcaaaatcataaacctggaaaagtttggaaagcaacggggtcagatatactgagatgagttcataatgttatttacatttattaagattaaaacctcaaaacaaatccttttatactaatatatttatatttgattatggaagacagtattgaaatgaaatcccaaagtaggtgTGACGTATCATCACCAAATCCCAAagtagacgggaacaaatcctcgtcgatcccaaagtaggctagacattagtctgccgatcccaaagtacttaccggtgcacacagtctcgatacaagcctatcgagtagctcgtttcaatccagatccataatccttaaaacagttcacaacatttgatatactaaaataatttgcggtacttaataaagcggtaaataacactatcaACTCACCGCTTGCGTATCCACGTGaatatcttggcaaacagctaaccctgagcggactccgaagcacgaacagacgacgggtctaaaacaaggtataagttaaaattcattcaactcctaactctaagattactagacaccacataggactagtatctcaaacacaaccaaacacaaccaaagtaatcAAACATAACCAACGTATTATCATAACCAAAGTATACCATATAAtaagttaggcaaattaagcttaggtgagttcttatctttaaaacaaaaccaaagtcctttcatagcttaaatactttatttaaaataaagagatttcccaaagtagtgtgttagcctcaactgcagtatagctcaacaacacatgtcggaagaccacgtctaacccgacccatccataaaccaaagtttaaaaccaaagtcttaataaatccttaaatgaaaccaaagtatttttaaataagaactcatacctaaCTTAATACTACCACGAACACCAAAGTAACAAATCAATTaccttgccaacacttgacaagtaCACCCAAAGTATAGTTGTTGAAATCAACCTTCTTTAACATCACAAataaatttccagcttttaattaattactcaaaacaGTTTTTAACTCAAATACTTAATCCATTTGTTATACCAAATCAATTAGGCAATTTACCCAAACCATTTAAAGTAACATTAGACATCTAACAACCTATGATTCATATTTacaaaatttccagattttatatcataagaaaaacagaatttaaattcatttataaaccaATTCTTTCATGCCATTAATCGAAACCACCAATCTCAAAGCCATCTAGAATAATCATCCAAGGTATAACAATCACAACACCATAGAATGAAATCTCAGATTATAAACAATCACAAAACAGAATATAAtcacaaaccacccaaagtatcgATTTTAAATCGAGCCACAACAATCACAACACACAAATATAAGGGATTaatccactaacctcttgagatagATTAAGGACAACAATCAAAGGAAAACCCAGagaatataattccaaaatcagcctacaaacAAACCATACGATAGCTAAAGATCACACAACTCAATTATATgataaaacactaattaaacctTAAGGAAATGATTAgaatacttactaatgatcaccaaTGGATTAGGAATAGCTAGGATATGAATTTCAGAGAGTATAGGCCGttctagggttttagaaaacgAGAGAAATGAATTTAGGTCacttaaggggtctatttatagaattcagcgaactgaacagtgcacgagtcgcgcccgctacacttccatcgcgcccgtgaaacatgaatcgcgcccgtgatgaatgaatcatcgcgcccgtgaaaagctactgcctccgatgaaaaattgagattttgaaaatgaaatcgaaaacgttccaaactccaaggttacttctaatacaccttaaaacacattttaaaaggtttggaacattCGAACCGCGAACcgaagtggtcgaaccactcaaacgaacccaaagtACCGTTTAGGCCTAACGAAACTagtcggaaaaatacgggatgttacattctccccaacttaaaaacaaaatcgtcctcgattttaaaacaacgaaACTAAGCCCAAACTCAAGTAAACACACCAAAGTAACTCATATAAAACATGCCCAAGGTAAAACACAATCAATTTCCCAAAGTAGTAGCACAACTCAAAACACAAAACAACCACAAACCCAACGTACctcaaagaaaaaggaaaggataacgattacgcatatcggactccgtctcccaagtgcattctTCGACCGAGTGATTTcgccacagaaccttgaccatcggaatctccttgttccgcaacttacgcacttgcgtatcaacaatttcgacaggctgttcctcataagacagctcttggtcaatctcgacACTCTGTGGTACTATCACTTGCGAAGGATCCGAAACGCACTTCCGCAACATTGAGATATGGAATACCGGATGcaccaacgacatatctggcggcaa
Coding sequences within it:
- the LOC126678075 gene encoding uncharacterized protein LOC126678075 yields the protein MQNFILSTKDLISMELKFLFLLFLLLALPYISRGTNDEVVDSDIYDIDYRGPETHSSAMPPPHRHGRPFVNQQNVVSSQRSSSTRYGENDNKIIHG